The Phragmites australis chromosome 13, lpPhrAust1.1, whole genome shotgun sequence DNA window TAGGTAATGGCCTTTTTTCTGCCTCCtaggccatctccaagagaGACCTCAAATCCCCCTTTTCCAGTGTTACAGTGTTTTGCggtctactgtagcactggaaatctatctccaacagatcctctATCTAGTGATacagtgctgctacagtagaaaaaataagggatgctgtaatagtattttgaggatgaaaatttgaggtagctgttggagctGGACCATCAGAATGTTATACAGGTCAATAAGCTTATCCGTAAATAAGCTTACCAGCTGCCCAATTGCAGTTCCAGCCATTGCAGGTGCTTCTCCGAGACGCAAACCAGCTAGCTCCAGTGTCCCAGAATGCTCGACCACCTagcaaacaaacaagaaataaatTACCAATAGGCCTATTCAAGAACAACGTATAAGCAGGGACAGAGAATAATTGTTTTTCAGACATATCTGGTTGCTCTTTTGTTATCACAGAATAATGGATGATACCGGTTCATGAAACTGAGATGATTATTTAAGATAATTAGGGTACTGATTCGCTGCTCTTATACTTTGACTTAACAGAATGAAGTATTACAATGGGTGTCTGTTCCACAAGGTGGAGAAGGATTTCTTGGCACAAACTGGAGACTCTATTGGAACTGGGACTAGGGGTGATTCTGTATACAAGTGAGCACTTCTTTTAATTAAATACCTTCTAGTTGAGGACTACCAAGAAATAAGCAGAGAACCAGTAGAGAAAACAATGAACAATGTAATTAGCACTGCAAACTGACAGAAAACCAAATTGGGAAAACCAAAACCAGGCACTGAAATAAGGCGCTACAAGTCTACAGGCCTTCATCTGTTACTACCCACGCGCAACATCCGTAACGACATGAGAGCGAGCGAGCAAGCAACAGATATGAGAGGGGGCAGCGATCAACAGATGGAGGCAGCAACGATATCCGCCAGCCCATCATTCTCCGCTGCAGTACCCACGTGCCGGGACGCGCCGGCGGCGCACAACGGCAGCGACGGCAGCAGGAGGATCTCCCGTCTGCGGGCGCGTGTCGCGATGAAATCAACAGATAGGGAGGGATTCACCTAGCAGGCGGAGGGACGGCAGGAGACGGATCCTTTTCCGTTCCCGgaactcggcggcggcggcagatcGCGGATCTTCACGGCAGACTATGTCAGGGTACTTGCACCCAGTCAAGCTGCTCCAAGCGCTGATGAGCAAACCTCCGAAGAAGCTGCACAGCCGGGGCGTGGCAAACGGACCAAGCGAACCAGCGTCAGGATCAATGGGCCGGAGTGGGCTAACGATAGGCATGGGCGTGGCCCGTGAGAATGGCGCGTATATGTGTGACGTGCGGCTGGAGTTGGAGGCAGGATGTAATAGATAACGATAGACTCCTTCCTTCCCCTTCTCTGCTCTGCCCCCTTCTCCAAGATGAATTGCGACGAGTTGTTATGAACAAGCCGATTCAATTCGTCGTCCTACGCCCTCTCTGATCTCTCCACCCCTTCTCTAATATTGGTTGCTAACATCCTGGTATCAGAGACGTTCGATCCTCGGCAAGCTGGAGAGCCACGATTACTTCACGCGTCTCCAGAAGAAGCAAGGCGTCATGGATCCGCAGACCAAGTTGATCATCGAGGCGATGGAGCAGCATCTCGACCACAGGCTCGACCTCAAGTTCGAGGAGTCCGACCTCAAGTGGGAGAAGCGGCTTCAAGAGCTGGATCTGCAGCGAGAGGACTGCATCGCCGCGCTcgagacgacggcggcggcgttggAGTCCTGGAAGCCGCAAATCGAGGGCGTCGTCGACACCGTCAAACTCCAGGTTTCCAAGCTCAACAAGCACCTCGAGCGAATCGCACTCGATCCAGTGGCGGGGAATGCGGGACTCCTCGGACAGTCCTTGTCGGCTACCGCGCGCCCACCTGCCGGATCACCAGCCGACGGCCCCGATGGGCACCGCGTCGACACTTCACACCGGGAGCATGAGTTTGGGTCCGTGATGACCTACACTCACCTCCCGGTCAAGGGTACGTTCGATCACAATTCTTCTAAGCAATTCATGGACACGTCCCATTCTGCTGGTCGCTTAGGAACTCGATCACCACACACTCATCACACCAGTTCCCCATACCACACCACAAAAATCCCGAAGATCAATTTTCCCCCATTTGATGGTAGTAGCCCTCGCTTGTGGCAGTCGCGGTGCGAAGATTATTTTGATCTCTATGCGGTTTCCCCTGAGATTTGGATCAACGTCGCCTCAATGCACTTCACAGGCGCAGCGGCCCGCTGGCTTCAGTCAGTGGATCACCGTGTGCGCCATATGGGCTGGGCACAATTCTGCATCATGTTGCATGACCGATTTGGTAGAGATGAGCATGACCTTCTCATTCGCCAGCTCTTTCACATCAAGCAATCTGGCTCTGTGCATGAGTACATTGACCAATTCTCTGCCTTAGTAGATCAATTAGTGGCCTATGAATCTGTCACAGACCCCAGATACTACACTATGAGGTTTATAGATGGTCTCCGTGATGATATTAAGTCCATGGTGTTAGTGCAACGTCCACAAGACTTCGATACTGCGTGTGTTCTTGCATCTTtgcaggaggaggtggcggataCAGTACGCAAATGGGAGTACCGCAAGCCGGATTATTCTGCTCCCAAAGGAATTTCTAAAGGCCCTCATCCACTACCACCACCTCCCAGTGCAACCAGCTACAACAGTTCAAGGCAATTGGACACCCACCGTCATACTGATCCGCCTAAGTCTCAGTCAGTGGAGGAGAAGATGGCAAATCTTCGTGCCTACCGCAAAGCCAAAGGATTATGTCACAAGTGTGGGGAAAAGTGGAGCAGGGACCATACTTGTGCCCCTACAATTCAGCTCCATGCTCTCCAAGATATCCTGGAACTCTTTCCTGATGCGGATGATGCTATCACAGTTATTTCTCAGCAAGCTGACAAAGTGGATTACCAGGTAATGGCCATCTCTGATGCTGCTATTTTGGGTACACCAACTCCCCGCACAATGAAATTGCAGGGTCACATTCAGCATTTGGATATTCTTATTCTTGTGGACTCTGGCAGCTCTCACTCCTTTCTAAGTGCCTCCATAGCAGCACAGTTAGTTGGAGTTTCTTCTGTTCTTCAGCCTGTTAAAGTTCAGTCCGCCAATGGAGGCCTCATGGAGTGCACAACTGAACTCCATCATACTGATTGGTATATTCAAGACTATTTGTTTCAGTCCACCCTCAAGATCATTTCACTGCACTCCTATGATCTTATCTTAGGCATGGATTGGCTTGAGGCATTTTCTCCCATGAAAGTTCATTGGGAGCACAAGTGGTTATCTATACCTTACCAAGGATCTTCAATTGTTCTGCAAGGTTTTGTTCCTCCTGTACCTGAATGCACCATCATTGAGTTGTTTCATATCACTGCAGAGCAACCCCCTCAAGTTACAGACTCCATACCAGCTGAGATACAATTACTGCTCACTGAATTTTCTGCCATCTTTGCAAACATGACTACCTTGCCACCCAGAAGAAACTGTGATCATCATATTCCTCTGATTGCTGGAGCTCAACCAGTCACCATTAGGCCATATCGATACCCTCCTGCTTTAAAGGATGAAATCGAAAAACAAGTTTCTGAAATGCTGACCAATGGGTTAATTCAACCAAGTTCAAGTGCTTTTTCCTCACCTGTGTTGTTGGTCAAGAAAAAAGATATGACATGGCGTTTTTGTGTGGACTATAGACACTTAAATGGTCTGACAGTCAAAGGGAAATTCCCAATTCCAATCATTGATGAATTTTTGGATGAACTAGCTCTGTCTAGTTGGTTTTCTAAGTTGGATCTTCGAGCtggctatcaccaaattagaTTGGCACCAGGTGAGGAGCACAAAACTGCTTTCCAAACACACTCAGGCCACTTTGAATTCAGAGTCATGGCTTTTGGTCTCTCAGGAGCACCCAATACATTTCAAAAAGCTATGAACAACACCTTAGCTCCCTTACTCAGGAAGTGTGTTTTGGTAttttttgatgatattcttatttATAGCAAAACATTTGAGGATCATCTCCACCATCTCAGAGCGGTGTTTCAGTTACTGGCTAAAGATCAATGGCAAGTCAAATTGTCCAAATGCACATTTGCTCAGAGGAGTATTGCTTACTTAGGCCATGTAATCTCTGAACAAGGTGTTACTACAGATCCTGCCAAGATCGCTGCTATCAAAGAATGGCCTactcatcattcagtcaaagaGCTAAGAAGCTTTTTAGGATTAGCCGGATATTATCGAAAGTTTGTGAAACATTTTGCCATTATCAGCCGGCCACTCACTGACCTTCTCAAGAAGAATTCTATATTTCAATGGACTTCATGTCATCAGTCAGCTTTCTTGACTCTTAAACATGCGTTGATTGACGCTCCTGTGCTGCTGCTACCAGACTTTTCTAAACAATTTCAGATTGAAACCGATACCAGTGACAAAGGAGTAGGAGCTGTTTTATTGCAAAGTAATCACCCTGTGGCTTTCATCAGCAAATCCTTAGGTCCCAAAACTGGTGGGCTATCAACTTATGAGAAAGAATACCTAGCCATTCTAGTAGCCATTGAACAATGGAGAGCTTATCTTCAATTGGCTGAGTTCATCATTTATACAGACCAAAAGAGCTTAACTCACCTATCTGATCAGAGACTCCACACACATTGGCAGCACAAAGTCTTCACAAAACTTATTGGACTGCAGTACAAAATTGTATATAAGAAAGGTTCTGACAATAGGGTTGCTGATGCTCTATCTAGGCATCCAAATCCCCCACATCAGTTACTCCACATGTCCATCAGTCATCCTTCCTGGATTGAAGCAGTTAGTGCTGGTTATGCTCAAGATCCCAAAGCACAGCAATTGATTTCTTCTCTCTCAATTGATGCTTCAGCAGTACCTCACTTCACTTACAAAGATGGAATACTGAGATATAAGTCCAGAATTTGGATTGGCAATAATATTCCTTTGCAATACCAGCTACTAACAGCACTGCACAATTCAGCAATTGGAGGACACTCAGGTTTTCCTGTCACATACAGAAAGCTTAAGCAACGTTTTGCTTGGAAAGGTATGAAGAGTGCTACTCATCTCTTTGTGCAGTCATGCCTTGTTTGTCAGCAAGCTAAGGCTGACAGGGCCAAATACCCTGGGTTATTAGAGCCCCTCCCAGTACCTCCTAATTCATGGCACACAATTTCAATGGATTTCATTGAAGGTCTCCCGAAATCTGGGTCGGCAAATTGCATTCTCGTTGTGGTAGATAAGTTTTCTAAGTATGGTCACTTCTTGCCTTTGTTACACCCTTTTACAGTTGCTACTGTTGCTCAAGTTTTCATCAATGAAGTCTATAGATTGCATGGAATGCCTAGTGCTATTATTTCAGATAGAGACCACATTTTCACAAGTAAGTTTTGGCAAGCCTTATTCAAGTTAGCTGATGTGAAGTTACAAATGAGTTCTTCATATCATCCTCAGTCCGATGGACAGACTGAGCGAGTCAATCAGTGCATTGAAACATTTTTGAGGTGCTTTGTTCATACATGTCCCAAGCAATGGAGTAGGTGGATTCCTCTTACAGAGTATTGGTACAATACTAGCTGCCACTCTTCTCACAAACACTCTCCATTTGAAGTTCTTTATGGCCACAGTCCTAAACATTTTGGAATTGATTCTTCTAGTGCTACTCCAGTTTCAGACATTGACCACTGGTTGGCTGACAGAAAACTTATGCAGAATGTCATTCAACAACATTTGATTAGAGCACAAGAGAGGATGAAGAAACAAGCTGACAAAAACAGATCCGAGCGCTCTTTTGAAGTGGATGATCTGGTTTTTCTTAAACTACAACCATATATTCAGTCATCACTTGCTAACAGAGCCTGTCAGAAACTGTCTTACAAATACTTTGGCCCATTCCGTGTCTTACAAAAGATTAGGACAGTAGCTTATAAGCTGGACTTGCCTGCTCACAGCTCAGTTCATCCAATTTTCCATGTCTCTCAACTTAAGAAGGTCATCGGCGATCATCAGGTACATCGTTCCTTACCTGACAGTGCTGTGCAGTTGCAGGTACCCGAGGTTGTTCTTCAACGCCGTCTCATACGCCGTGGTGACAAATCAGTTGCTCAGTCCTTGATCAAGTGGTCGTCCAGGCCTGCGGCACATGCGTCATGGGAGGATACTGAAGCTCTTCGCCAAGCCTTTCCGTACGCGCCTGTTTGGGGACAAGCAGGCACTCAAGCGAGGGGGAATGTCAGGGTCCTTGCACCCAGTCAAGCTGCTCCAAGCGCTGATGAGCAAACCTCCGAAGAAGCTGCACAGCCGGGGCGTGGCAAACGGACCAAGCGAACCAGCGTCAGGATCAATGGGCCGGAGTGGGCTAACGATAGGCGTGGGCGTGGCCCGTGAGAATGGCGCGTATATGTGTGGCGCGCGGCTGGAGTTGGAGGCAGGATGTAACAGATAACGATAGACTCCTTCCTTCCCCTTCTCTGCTCTGCCCCCTTCTCCAAGATGAACTGCGACGAGTTGTTATGAACAAGCCGATTCAATTCGTCGTCCTACGCCCTCTCTGATCTCTCCACCCCTTCTCTAATATTGGCTGCTAACAGACTAGCGGCGGCCACATAGCGTTCGAGAGGGGGAATGGGCAAGCCAGTCAGGGGTAACCCAGTGGCAACTGCAGTTAATTACCTCCAACTCTATGGATATTTTGATAAATGAAATCTgtggagtattttttttctgcTCGCCAAAATGAATTGAAACCTGACTTGCTCTATAAAATTGGGTGCTTTGAAATTTGGTGAAACTATGACGTTTAGCATAGCTCTACTAAATTTATGATGCAGCAAGCAAGCCAACAGCAAATAGTTAGTCCTTCGATATTTTAACAAGTCATATTACTTTCGTAAAGAGATTTTTATTTCCTTCGATATTTTAACAATTTCTTTcacaaaataattctaaaatcaTTTCTTTCATCTCTGGattctttctctgatcatcctttaaagaaaaactattgaaaataagaaaaaataaagaaaataagaagagaGAAGACTTAGGGAAAAAAGGAAATGAAGGAAAAATACTTGAGGATGGCTTAGGGCTGCTCAGCGCACACGGCGTCGGGAGCAGGGGCAGCGGCACTAGGGGACCGGCAAGGCGGCAAACACAGCCCATCTACGGAAACGGTAATCCCCTCGTCTCCTCGCCTCAAACTTCTCTTCAATCAGGAGCTGTCATACATGAGCACGGCCACGCCCCCGTGGGAACTCATCATCGCCATCGCAACATTGCAACTTAAAAATGAAAAGAAGCTGCATATCCGTGGTCGCAATTcataaaatagttttagaaaagaGAACTCCTTAGCTAGACGTATCACAGAAATATATCATACCAGCAGACACAGAACAACACTACATACTGAAACAATCCTCCTGCATTCAAATTATTGCAGTTCATCGATGAAAGCATGTTGAGGAATCCTCAAATACACAGATAGCTTACGAATTGCGATACAGTTTCAACTAATAATTAAGTCTGAAGATTTGATGCGACATGAGAACAGTGCCATACGAGCTACAAACCAGCTAGGATAGAGTCACTGATACTGATTCCTAAGTGGAACCTACAAAATATCAGTTCAGCATATCAGCGGCCTGCACCGGATACAGGTAACGTGGAGTTCTGAAGACGTGCATGGTGCACATGCAAGAGACGACAGATGCGAGCACAATTGAGCAGACCGTCAAGCGCAACAGTGCTACCATGTGCTGCAGAATCGCCATGGGAGCCTGTGAATGTAACCCAGGTCAAAATATGAGTGGATAGTAGTAAATGCCCTGATAGCTACTTAAATGAAAACTCTAAATCAAACTTATTCTCAGGTAAGACAATAATTCAAACAACTTTCAAAGGGAGAGACTAATTGTGCTGAACAAACGAAATAACAATAATAGGAGCGCACTGCCATAATTAAGTCAAATTAATGACAGTACTGTCAACAAAACCCTAGAACATCTTACTGTGTAGGGACCTCCAACGTGTGTAATCTGAAGGCATTAGCCCCAAACAGAATAAGTCAGCAATTATCTGAGGTTACTCGGTTATTTGGATGGAATTCTCAGCAAAAGATATTGTTCGGCAGTTTATTAAGCATTTTTTGGATGGTCAAGATTTTAGTCATGATCTATTGTATAAGCAGATATATCCACATTGGATGGTCAAGATTTTAGTCATGATCTATTGTATAAGCAGATATATCCTTTAGTTTGTTTCTCCTTGCCAGCCATTATTCCTGAATGCTAAGCTGCACTATTTCTCTAGCTACCAGAAGAAACCAGTGGCTacattttttttgggaaaatccAGCAAGATTTTAGATGGTGTGCTTCATAATTTCTTTATATGCTTTGTGCATTGAAAATACAATTTTTCACCGCAACTCTGAAGATTTGGGTTTAAGAATAGCATCTAAGGACTCTTTCAGGGGTATTATACTCTGACAGAAAACACATATCCTTAATTCAGTAAAAGGGGAATTGTTGACATATATACTTCCACCAGGAAGCTATTTATGGCCTAAATGTCATGAAGTAACCATATAATTTAGTTAGTTTTACAGTTTCTGCGGGCTGTTGGCTAACACCAAAAAGGCTGCTCCGGACAAGACCATTCGGTACGATAAATGTGTCACATTGCTTTACAAAATATAAACTTGCTGACAACATACATTCACTATAGTCATCTAAGCATAAATAACTGTACCAATAAAAGTAATGACAACACACAATGTTTGACAAGCAGTCATGTGGACTAATAAAATAACAGGATGAACAAAAATACCAGAAACAGCTCTGTGTTCTTTCACTTTAAGATAGGTAGCGTGGATCGTTTCCTTGCTTTCCCATCTTATGCACATCCTCAGGTGAAAGTATCTTGATGTACCATACACTATTCACAAATGACCTACATCATGTGAGCAAGCTCAGTTTCAGGATGATTTATAACTGGCATGCATAATGACACAAATACTAACAAATGCTCAACTTAGACAATCATTTTACATAATGAAATAGTACGATATCAATATCAGAAGTAAATTTGATCTCGTattaaaatatcaaaaatcaaGAACAATGCACTCCGAATTTTTATGTATGTATAAATACACATATAAGATGTGTGGCAGAATAAAAGACATGTGGATTTGTTTGGGATCACCAATAGGCATTGAGAAGTTTGAAAATAACAtgtatatcttttaaaaatgcATACCACCATAGATATCAACGAGAGGTGATCAAAGCTGTTAGTTTGTATGCAAACCATATCTTTTcgaacaaaaaaataataattatccaACAAACGACGTAGTCCACCATGGAGTTTTAATTTACTCGCCTAATATCTTTTGAACTATATGATTGTAAAAAAACGCAAAACAAAAGCATTGATATTTTGGGATACAACATTAAATGGACCCTCCGCAAACTCCTTTTAACGCAGACGTGCTATAGTCATTCACTTGTTCAAATAGAAATTTGAAATATCTAAAACAAATGCATAATTGGGATTTGTCACAAAGTTTATCTTgtcataatcaatatgctagtGTTGAAAAAGGGATGATGAGTGCTTGTGTAAAAAAGTATTTATGTGTCAGTACCCCCATATCTTCCAACTTACCGTGTACACTATGCTTGACTCATGATATTGTTAAATTACAAATATGGTCCTACTTGTTCAAGTTTGATAGTATATGGAGAAGGTATATTCATTTATAACTTGCCCTTTAACCTAGTACTTGATAAGCTATAAACTGGTGGCCAGGAAACCAACAATGGCAAAACAAAATCTATAAAACACCTACCTTGGCTCTATGCCAAAAATTCTGTCTCGTATTTGAAACATGTGATAGACCAAAAAATAAAGTTACCATGTGTGGTATAGCTTTGCAAAACTCAACATGTTCATGAGCCAGCTGTGGGGTTAAATTCGTATTTAAGGTGTTACTGTAGTATACTTACAATCAGGTCTAGTAATTTTTTACGATATGACAGAGAGTAGCTCCAAATGCCATGGGCAAAGTATGCCAGCATAAACTATGCAGTGTAAATTTTTATAAAGATTATGACGAAATTCAAATTGTACAGTAGTTAAAAATCATAAACTGAATCTAGAATCCCTGTAATGGTTTCTTACTCCCACGGGTCGTCTCCAAGGAGAAGCACATCGTTCTCCCTGTCAACAAATACAAGCTGCCAGCCTGATCTATCAGGGTCATCCAATTGACCCCTAATGCCAAACATCTGACCCAGTTCCTCTCGAAGTTCAGCATAATTAGAGAACCGGGTGATGTCCAATGACCTCCCCACTGATCCTGATTTGTAAACCTGCATTTTATTATGTGGTTACATGAGAAGGGACTTGCATTTGTTTTAGTGAAGGCATAATCTATCACACTCACCTTAACAAATGTTCTGGACGTTGGATCATTCTCTCCTGTACTTTGCAATAAACCAGAAGAGTCATCCAGACAACAATACATCTGATTTTGCAGGTATGTTGATCCAGAGGGAATCGTTGATATATTACTATCCGCTACATTTGAAGTCAGATTAGGAACCATATTGTACAGTAGGGATGAATTGTCAACTTGAGGACTAAAAAGGGACTGGTTCTGCGCATCACGGCTGATTTTGTTCTCAAAAGAACTATCTTTGCTAGTGGGTGAGTTAAGTGAAACTGAGCCCCCGAAAGACATTGATTGTGAGCCCATAAATTTTTGCTTCCATGCCTGTTGCTGCTGCTCATTAACTATTGGCTGGTTGAATTGAGACAAGTCCATAGATTTCGAGCTTCCCTGAAGAAAGTTTGATTCCAGCATGTTTTCATTGCTGTTAGTGCTGATGAAGCTTGAAGAGTTCACATTAAGATCGGAGAAGCCAAATTTTTCACGCAAATGGCTTGGTAGTGAAGTTGGACTGGGGAGAACCGCACTGCTAGGAACTTGATAAGTTTGATCCGATGGAATCTTCTGCTTCTGATCATTATGAGCATGCTGCATTTGCTGGAGCTGGTGGAGCTGCTGCTGGATAGCACTTGGGCTGAGCACAGATTGAATATTTTGAGCCTCAGGACTAACTATTTGCTGCAACAGCGGATTGAGGTTGCACTGTTCCTGAGGGGACTGCATAGGTTGTTGAAGGTGTAGAAATCGCTGCTTCAGATAACCACCAGActgagaggcggcggcggcggcaaccaCTGCTTGGTACTGATCATGGTCAGTGCTTAGTAAGGATGGATGGAGTCTCTGTTGTCCCCAGGAACCCATACCAGGTGACTGAAAGTTCAAAGACTGAAAGCCTCCTTCACTAGCAACTCCTCTCAGCCACATCAAAGCATTGCTGTCATCTTAAGTGCAGTACaacaattaataaaaaaaaagacagaaTTAGAAATTTAGAATGAGTGGAAAGAAGGAAAACAATAATAAGTAGATTACTGTCTCATTTCTCACAATAAAACAGAACTAAAGTACTAAAAGTCATGACAATCTGTATAGCGTATAAATGAAGAGCCTCAGcaaataacataaaaaaaaattaaaaaaaaaactcgaccatgGAGAGAAGAGATCTCCCTGGCTTCGTCTAAAAGGAGGGGAGTACCGAACCGTCCAGGAAACTCGTTGAAAACAGTTATTACGGAGGTACCCACTTTTTGCGAGCACCCGGGTTCGAGCCCGGGTGGACGGCCTCTCAACTAGAGGCTCTACCAACCCAGCTATCACTCGGTTCTCCTCAGCAAATAACATTGGTCTACCATGGTGCTTCAATGTTGGCAATTTGGTAAACATGCTTATAAGATATCCAGCTTTCACTTAAACCACAATTTTACTTTAGTTTCCATCAAAGCATGATGGAAAACAAGAAACTTCAGCGGTTGCATAGTTACCTGCTTACATTTAGCTTAGGTCAACATTCTGCCAAGTTTCCTTAATCAACTGTTGGATCTAAAAGCACCATGAATAACATTTTTTCCAGCAGCTGATGCCAAAAGGCTTCTACCCTAAAATCTATTAATCACACCAGGTGATGTCCATGGCTCGAATTAATAAAAAGGTTTAAGTCCAAAAATGTCAACTCCAGGTCATTTTGGTCAGATTTATGTTAATTGTTGCCTAATGCAGCAGGTACTATGCAGTGATTTGAAAAAAATGCAACCATACAGTGTGAAGTGTCTAAATTGCTcccccaaaaaagaaaaaagaaaagatgtaaCATGCAGGAAAAGAACTTCCAGATCACTGGTGTAAGATGACCGAAACACTGATAGCAAATAAGCAGGAAAATAGCTCAAACACCCGAGGAGCTGGACTCGTAGTGATAATGAGGAGAATCTGAAGTGTACCATGAAGAGCAGCAACTCCAGAATACCATGGATGCTTTACTCGCAGAGGGAACAGGGATGGATACATAGGAAATGTTGTCAATGGCTCAATTTCCCACAGAGAAACTCTTGGCGGCCTTTCTCCAGCGGTTGATTCATCCCAACCAACCTGCATTATATTATCAAAGACATGGTGGTTAGGGACTATTTGCAGTATCAAAATTTAATTCAGTCTGATGGAATGACAGGATTAAACAAGTGTGTAGAACGATTAATAAAGAAGAACAAAGGTTTCACTCTGGCAATTGATTctctcgcaaaaaaaaaaaaagatgattgGTAATATAACATCTGAAAGTTATAACAGCTGCAAAACTATTTCGATGAAAACCAGAAGGGCGGATCAGAAGAAAATTAGGACAAAAATGTGAAAAAGGATATAAGAAAAGGCACACGATCCTTAATTCTGATGTGAAAAGAGGAATACAAAATCCGGCATGCAAAACAAGAATAAGATCTTAAAGCGAACCAAGCAGACAGCtaatcagaaaaatcaagaagaaaaaaaaaacttaccttCACTGATCTCCAATAGGAACTAGGCCAACGCACTGGGTCGGCATCACTTACTTCT harbors:
- the LOC133888162 gene encoding auxin response factor 12-like, coding for MSSSSAVSIGQPLPPPPPAPPAEEEKKCLNSELWHACAGPLVCLPTVGTRVVYFPQGHSEQVAASTNKEVDGHIPNYPNLPPQLICQLHDVTMHADVETDEVYAQMTLQPLNPQEQNDAYLPAEMGIMSKQPANYFCKTLTASDTSTHGGFSVPRRAAERVFPPLDFTQQPPAQELFARDIHDVEWKFRHIFRGQPKRHLLTTGWSVFVSAKRLVAGDSVLFIWNEKNQLLLGIRRASRPQTVMPSSVLSSDSMHIGLLAAAAHAAATNSRFTIFYNPRASPSEFVIPLSKYIKAVFHTRISVGMRFRMLFETEESSVRRYMGTITEVSDADPVRWPSSYWRSVKVGWDESTAGERPPRVSLWEIEPLTTFPMYPSLFPLRVKHPWYSGVAALHDDSNALMWLRGVASEGGFQSLNFQSPGMGSWGQQRLHPSLLSTDHDQYQAVVAAAAASQSGGYLKQRFLHLQQPMQSPQEQCNLNPLLQQIVSPEAQNIQSVLSPSAIQQQLHQLQQMQHAHNDQKQKIPSDQTYQVPSSAVLPSPTSLPSHLREKFGFSDLNVNSSSFISTNSNENMLESNFLQGSSKSMDLSQFNQPIVNEQQQQAWKQKFMGSQSMSFGGSVSLNSPTSKDSSFENKISRDAQNQSLFSPQVDNSSLLYNMVPNLTSNVADSNISTIPSGSTYLQNQMYCCLDDSSGLLQSTGENDPTSRTFVKVYKSGSVGRSLDITRFSNYAELREELGQMFGIRGQLDDPDRSGWQLVFVDRENDVLLLGDDPWESFVNSVWYIKILSPEDVHKMGKQGNDPRYLS